The Montipora foliosa isolate CH-2021 chromosome 1, ASM3666993v2, whole genome shotgun sequence genome has a window encoding:
- the LOC138010081 gene encoding uncharacterized protein, whose amino-acid sequence MQKVEVLLNIQASVYLGNCKISIALLEYQVTETKRDLLALSVRIGGLGLVNPVNQSRQEYEASTKATGPLVKRISKQAVEPPNNEDVNGAQQCARQEKADSARRDLEYMTKSLPLKTQRAVEFIKKKGHFLYGHVLHTAVVSDEFQCHLKCLESSKCKSFNVHPAESGGSGRIFQLNNETRETKPSDFKKKKGSHFYVPISCVDVSTHNSWHQKRANPNNPAFSCTDILDAGDSEGDGYYWIDPGKSGNPLKAFCDMTTYGRGWLLISSIVSQTTSPPFKVPSNNSYRGIASGQMVLSKTAMAQLRAILPFTQLRFHCRKQKGRTFHVSTAANSSGEAVVKYFVGQTDVQPSACQSFVRMEDDNSKLAQLCNKWGREGPRYEVGKWGHNRIEDRLYYYPICTSHTYY is encoded by the exons CCCTTTTGGAGTATCAGGTGACCGAAACAAAGCGTGACCTCCTCGCGCTGTCTGTGCGCATAGGTGGCTTGGGTCTAGTAAATCCCGTCAACCAGTCTCGACAGGAATATGAGGCGTCCACCAAAGCAACCGGCCCTCTTGTGAAACGGATTTCAAAGCAAGCAGTAGAGCCACCTAACAATGAGGATGTCAATGGCGCGCAGCAATGCGCGCGCCAAGAGAAAGCTGACAGTGCGCGGCGCGACCTAGAATACATGACTAAGTCTCTGCCCTTGAAAACCCAGCGGGCTGTTGAGTTTATAAAGAAGAAAG GCCATTTCTTGTATGGCCATGTTCTGCATACAGCTGTCGTTTCAGACGAATTTCAATGTCATCTAAAATGCCTGGAATCTAGCAAATGCAAGTCATTTAACGTTCATCCTGCGGAATCAGGTGGCAGTGGACGAATTTTCCAGTTGAATAATGAAACAAGAGAAACGAAGCCAAGTGATTTTAAGAAGAAGAAAGGATCACACTTCTATGTCCCA ATTTCCTGTGTTGATGTTTCTACGCATAACAGCTGGCACCAAAAAA GAGCTAATCCTAATAATCCCGCCTTTTCGTGTACGGACATACTAGACGCTGGCGATTCTGAAGGAGACGGGTATTACTGGATTGACCCAGGAAAGAGTGGAAACCCCTTAAAAGCCTTCTGCGACATGACCACCTATGGAA GAGGCTGGTTACTTATCTCCAGTATTGTGTCACAGACAACAAGTCCTCCCTTTAAAGTGCCATCAAATAACTCCTATCGTGGCATCGCAAGCGGTCAGATGGTCCTCAGTAAAACAGCCATGGCTCAGTTACGGGCGATTTTGCCATTCACTCAACTGCGATTCCACTGCAGGAAGCAAAAGGGACGAACGTTCCACGTGTCAACTGCCGCTAATAGCTCTGGCGAAGCTGTAGTCAAGTATTTCGTTGGTCAGACGGATGTCCAACCAAGCGCTTGTCAGTCGTTTGTCAGAATGGAAGACGACAACTCCAAGTTGGCGCAACTTTGTAACAAATGGGGAAGAGAAGGTCCGCGGTATGAAGTTGGCAAATGGGGGCACAATCGAATTGAAGACAGGTTATACTACTACCCCATCTGTACTTCTCATACTTATTATTAG